From a region of the Corallococcus coralloides DSM 2259 genome:
- the xdhB gene encoding xanthine dehydrogenase molybdopterin binding subunit: MSTPFEFRLNGQTVQLDDASPNTTLLDYLRARGLTGTKQGCAEGDCGACTVAMVDRDVSGQKTLRAFNSCIALLPMVAGRELVTVEGVGSRAAPHPVQQAMVKHYGSQCGFCTPGFVVSMVEAYCRKDAGSPEAIADQLCGNICRCTGYRPIRDAMVDALATRDAKGAGPGLPCVSLEGAPSPIPPLRYEARDGLFLRPTTWEDLLALRALHPEAMLVAGATELGVDITKKSRRYPFLISTEGVEALRAIRREEDGWYVGGAASLVDVEDALGHEVPELAKMLNVFASRQIRHRATLAGNLVTASPIGDTAPVLLALDARLVLASVRGERTVALSDFFLAYRKTALQPDEVVRFVVIPHAPAKDSGLTRHSDSFKVSKRRELDISIVAAGFCIETDALGLVRTARLGYGGVAATPARAKQTEALLVGHPWNAEAVARVRATLEREFTPLTDLRGSAEYRRGLVVSLLEKFASGEHSPALDGRPRFAPGAPSATADAGRELRHESALGHVTGSAQYVDDLAQRRPMLTVWPVLSPHAHARILRRDASAALKVPGVVKVLLAEDIPGMNDTGPIRHDEPLLAKDEVLFHAQVVALVVGETPEACREGARQVVVDYEPLPAVLTLAEALKQERFHTDPHIIRRGDVDSALASSPNRLAGELTMGGQEHFYLETHAAFAEVGDEGDVTVTSSTQHPSEVQAIISHVLHVPRSRVVVKAPRMGGGFGGKETQGNAPAALVALAAVHTGRPVKWMLDRDVDMVVTGKRHPFHAAWEVGFDATGRLLALKADLTSNGGWSLDLSESITDRALFHLDNGYYVPSVRYTGRVAKTHLVSNTAFRGFGGPQGMLVMEDILARIAATLGLAPEAVRQRNLYDGVGDTNTTHYGQELEDNRLPKLWNDLMESSDFVKRRAEVEAFNASSPRIKRGLAITPMKFGISFTATFLNQAGALVHVYRDGSVLLSHGGTEMGQGLHTKIQGVAMRELGLPADLVRVAHTATDKVPNTSATAASSGSDLNGAAVREACVQVRERLAPVAARMLVQLHGQAVSPDALVFEDGRIAAASRPDQGLSFAAVVEEAYRDRVGLSVTGYYRTPGIGYDRTLGRGKPFLYFAYGAAVSEVEVDGDTGMKRVLRSDLLEDVGDSLNPGVDRGQVEGGFVQGMGWLTGEELKWDANGRLLTHSASTYAVPAFSDAPIDLRVALMERAGQKGTIHGSKAVGEPPLMLALSVREALRDAVAAFGAPGGDVDLPSPATHEALFLAIQRRKARGAGLPVPDETREVA, encoded by the coding sequence ATGAGCACCCCCTTCGAGTTCCGGCTCAACGGACAGACCGTCCAGCTTGACGACGCGTCGCCCAACACCACCCTGCTGGATTACCTGCGTGCGCGAGGACTGACGGGCACGAAGCAGGGCTGTGCCGAGGGCGACTGCGGCGCCTGCACCGTGGCCATGGTGGACCGGGACGTGAGCGGCCAGAAGACGCTGCGCGCGTTCAACAGCTGCATCGCGCTGTTGCCCATGGTGGCCGGGCGCGAGCTCGTCACCGTGGAGGGCGTGGGCAGCCGCGCCGCGCCCCACCCCGTGCAGCAGGCGATGGTGAAGCACTACGGCTCGCAGTGCGGCTTCTGCACGCCGGGCTTCGTCGTCTCCATGGTGGAGGCCTACTGTCGCAAGGACGCGGGCTCGCCGGAGGCCATCGCGGATCAGCTCTGCGGCAACATCTGCCGCTGTACCGGCTACCGCCCCATCCGCGACGCGATGGTGGACGCGCTCGCCACCCGCGACGCGAAGGGCGCGGGCCCGGGGCTCCCCTGTGTCTCGTTGGAGGGTGCGCCCTCCCCCATCCCGCCCCTGCGCTACGAGGCGCGTGACGGCCTGTTCCTGCGCCCCACCACGTGGGAGGACCTGCTCGCGCTGCGCGCCCTGCACCCGGAGGCGATGCTCGTGGCCGGCGCCACCGAGCTGGGCGTGGACATCACCAAGAAGTCCCGCCGCTACCCGTTCCTCATCTCGACGGAAGGCGTGGAGGCCCTGCGCGCCATCCGCCGCGAGGAGGACGGCTGGTACGTGGGCGGCGCCGCGTCGCTGGTGGACGTGGAGGACGCGCTGGGCCACGAGGTGCCGGAGCTGGCGAAGATGCTCAACGTCTTCGCCTCGCGGCAGATCCGCCACCGCGCCACGCTCGCGGGCAACCTGGTGACGGCCTCGCCGATTGGCGACACGGCGCCGGTGCTGCTCGCGCTGGACGCCCGGCTGGTGCTTGCGTCCGTGCGCGGCGAGCGGACGGTGGCGCTGTCGGACTTCTTCCTCGCCTACCGCAAGACGGCGCTCCAGCCGGATGAAGTGGTCCGCTTCGTCGTCATCCCGCACGCCCCGGCGAAGGACAGCGGGCTCACGCGCCACTCGGACAGCTTCAAGGTGTCCAAGCGCCGCGAGCTGGACATCAGCATCGTCGCGGCGGGCTTCTGCATCGAGACGGACGCGCTGGGCCTCGTGCGCACCGCGCGGCTGGGCTACGGCGGCGTCGCGGCCACTCCGGCGCGGGCGAAGCAGACGGAGGCCCTGCTCGTGGGGCACCCGTGGAACGCGGAGGCCGTGGCCCGCGTGCGAGCCACGCTGGAGCGCGAGTTCACGCCCCTCACGGACCTGCGCGGCAGCGCGGAGTACCGGCGCGGGCTGGTGGTGTCGCTCCTGGAGAAGTTCGCGTCCGGCGAGCACAGCCCCGCGCTGGACGGACGGCCCCGCTTCGCCCCGGGCGCTCCTTCCGCCACCGCGGACGCGGGCCGCGAGCTGCGCCATGAGAGCGCGCTGGGCCACGTGACGGGCAGCGCGCAGTACGTGGACGACCTCGCGCAGCGCCGGCCCATGCTGACGGTGTGGCCGGTGCTGTCGCCGCACGCGCACGCGCGCATCCTCCGCCGCGACGCCAGCGCCGCGCTGAAGGTGCCCGGCGTGGTGAAGGTGCTGCTCGCGGAGGACATCCCGGGCATGAACGACACGGGCCCCATCCGCCACGACGAGCCGCTGCTCGCGAAGGACGAGGTGCTCTTCCACGCGCAGGTGGTGGCGCTCGTCGTCGGCGAGACGCCCGAGGCCTGCCGCGAGGGCGCCCGCCAGGTGGTGGTGGACTACGAGCCCCTGCCCGCGGTGCTCACGCTGGCCGAGGCCCTGAAGCAGGAGCGCTTCCACACCGACCCGCACATCATCCGCCGGGGCGACGTGGACAGCGCGCTCGCCTCCAGCCCGAACCGGCTGGCCGGGGAGCTGACGATGGGCGGCCAGGAGCACTTCTACCTGGAGACGCACGCGGCCTTCGCGGAGGTGGGCGATGAAGGCGACGTCACGGTGACGTCCTCCACGCAGCACCCGTCGGAGGTGCAGGCCATCATCTCGCACGTGCTGCACGTGCCGCGCAGCCGCGTGGTGGTGAAGGCGCCGCGCATGGGCGGCGGCTTCGGCGGCAAGGAGACGCAAGGCAACGCGCCCGCGGCGCTGGTGGCGCTGGCGGCGGTGCACACGGGCCGGCCGGTGAAGTGGATGCTGGACCGCGACGTGGACATGGTCGTCACCGGCAAGCGCCATCCGTTCCACGCGGCCTGGGAGGTGGGCTTCGACGCCACGGGGCGGCTGCTCGCGCTCAAGGCGGACCTCACGTCCAACGGCGGCTGGTCCCTGGACCTGTCCGAGTCCATCACCGACCGCGCCCTCTTCCACCTGGACAACGGCTACTACGTGCCGTCGGTGCGCTACACCGGCCGCGTGGCGAAGACGCACCTGGTCTCCAACACGGCCTTCCGCGGCTTCGGCGGACCGCAGGGCATGCTGGTGATGGAGGACATCCTCGCGCGCATCGCGGCGACCCTGGGCCTGGCCCCGGAGGCCGTGCGCCAGCGCAACCTCTACGACGGCGTGGGCGACACCAACACCACGCACTACGGCCAGGAGCTGGAGGACAACCGGCTGCCGAAGCTGTGGAACGACCTGATGGAGTCGTCCGACTTCGTGAAGCGCCGCGCGGAGGTGGAGGCCTTCAACGCGTCCAGCCCTCGCATCAAGCGAGGCCTCGCCATCACGCCGATGAAGTTCGGCATCTCCTTCACCGCCACCTTCCTCAACCAGGCGGGCGCGCTGGTGCACGTGTACCGCGACGGCTCCGTGCTGCTGTCGCACGGCGGCACGGAGATGGGCCAGGGGTTGCACACCAAGATTCAAGGCGTGGCCATGCGCGAGCTGGGCCTGCCCGCAGACCTGGTGCGCGTGGCGCACACGGCCACGGACAAGGTGCCCAACACGTCCGCGACGGCGGCCTCCAGCGGCTCGGACCTCAACGGCGCGGCGGTGCGCGAGGCCTGCGTCCAGGTGCGCGAGCGGCTGGCCCCGGTGGCCGCGCGCATGCTGGTGCAGCTGCACGGCCAGGCGGTGTCGCCGGACGCGCTGGTGTTCGAGGACGGGCGCATCGCCGCGGCGTCGCGGCCGGACCAGGGGCTGTCCTTCGCGGCCGTGGTGGAGGAGGCCTACCGCGACCGCGTGGGCCTGTCCGTCACGGGCTACTACCGCACGCCGGGCATCGGCTACGACCGGACCCTGGGCCGGGGCAAGCCGTTCCTCTACTTCGCCTACGGCGCGGCGGTGAGCGAGGTGGAGGTGGACGGCGACACGGGCATGAAGCGCGTGCTGCGCTCGGACCTGCTGGAGGACGTGGGCGACTCACTCAACCCCGGCGTGGATCGGGGCCAGGTGGAGGGCGGCTTCGTGCAGGGCATGGGGTGGCTCACCGGCGAGGAGCTGAAGTGGGACGCGAACGGGCGGCTGCTCACGCACTCCGCCAGCACCTACGCGGTGCCCGCGTTCAGCGACGCGCCCATCGACCTGCGCGTGGCCTTGATGGAGCGGGCCGGGCAGAAGGGCACCATCCACGGCAGCAAGGCCGTGGGTGAGCCGCCGCTGAT